ATCAACAATGGAAGGCTCACCTTAATCAAAAAAGAAGACTGGGATGTTGCTCGTCAAAATGTTCTAGAGAATACAATTGAAGTTCAAGCTTACATAGAGTAAGTATTAATATAATGTGAAATGATATCTAAGCAATGATTTATTGTCATAATAACAATATTCTTAATTTCAGAGAACACTTGGAATATCTTCATCGTGAGAATCGAAGTAAATCAAGAAAGTGGATTCAAGATGACCACCATCGAACTTTTCATCAATGGTTTCGTGATAGGGTAGCTTATTATAATTACTTCATTATAATTATACTTAGCTTTTAAAAATAACTATTTCATAATCTATAATTTATTTTACATTATGCAGATTCAATCTGAATTGAGTATGGAGTTTCACAAAGTATCCGAAAACTTAAGATGGATTTCATTAGGTTCGACTATAATGGCAATTAAGCATGATGGATTTGTCGTAAATGGTTATAGATTTAGTACAAAAGCTCGTGATGATGTTAGAGTGACACAAAATAGCGGTGTATGTATTGTTGCAAAAACTCTTCAATTTGCTTCAGCTCGTGATAAAAAACCATTTTATGGAGATATGAAATTTTATGGAGtcattgaagaaatatgggagcttgattatcGTGATTTTAGGATGGCAATGTTCAAATGGAATTGGCTAGAAGACAAGTATGTTATATCAGATGAGTTAGGATGTACTTTAGTGGATCTCAATAAAATAAGCCATAAGGAAGAATCATTTATATTAGCAagtcaagcaaaacaagtattcTATATTCAAGATCCATCAGATTCAAGATGGTCAATTGTACTTGCATCACAACCAAAATTCataggtgatgatgatgatgatgattatgagATTGGCGAACTTCAAACTTTTGAGAAAGAAATTGGAGATATCAATGAATTTGAGGGAATTGAATCAATAGTTGGACCATATGTTCGAAGAGATTGTGATGGAATTTGGATTGTAAGtttgtatttaaaatatattttcttttatcattAGCGCACTTGGTGCGTAATTGAGACTAAAAGCCTTAATAACAAGAGATCCTAGGTTCGAACCTTCGAACCTGAGTCTCACCCTAATTCCCAACCCCCATAACCACTAGACCAAACCTGAGTCTCACCCTAGTGGCTTTGTATTTAAAATATTCttatcatttgtttattttatgtacTAATCTATATACTTGTTTTTTCTTAATAGGATCATGGACCATCATGGAGAGCATCCCGAAGAGGAACTTGAAGACAATGCAGACGAAGGTATCAATTTAGAAGAGGCTGGTAATGAAGATcttacaacaaagaagaagaaaagtagGCAGACTGAGGAGATAGTGCGATTGGCAAAAATAATTGCTGACAAGATCAAAGGGATTAAGATAAATTTAAGGTTTAACAAGAGAAGGCAATCAATTGGAACTCCGGAGAGAGCGTTACAATGCTATTTGGGGATGCAAGCAAAGTCAATGGTGTCAATTACATATGATAATTGGCATGATGTTCCTGCTGCAACTTTAGAGAATGTTTGGAAAGATGTAAATGTAAGGTTCATAGACTGAAGGTAATCTTTTAAACTTGTATATTattatttacactgacttgtaTTGTTAAACTTTGTGGCTAGTTGTTCATCTTAACGAGGGAATGAGAAAGGAAGTGATGAGTTCAGTAGGCATCAAGTGGAGGACATTCAAAACATTTTTGACTAGAAGATTTGTAGCTCCTTACCTTAACAACCAAGATTTATTGGAAGCAAATCCCACTGCATTAGATGTGCCTCCAAAAGGATATAACATTCCTGAGGAGGAATGGAAAAACTTCGTCACcaaaagaaaaagtaaagaatTTCAAGTAAGTGTACAATACtatgtttcaatttttttttattcatatattaatttattgaaaAGTTAAATTATTCCAATTGAATTAGGAATttagtaaaaaacaaaaagagaggcGTGCTGCTTTGGAGTATCCTCATCGTTCATCACGACACAGTTataaagaaatagaaattgaccTTGTTAGTGAGCTTTTactattgattttaatttttgtagtggTTTAATATATAACTAATTGAGTTTTATTTTGTTATAGCAAACTAAACTAGGCACAAATGAGCCAATAGATCGATCTATACTTTGGAAGGAGGCAAGGAAAGATGCATCAGGAAATTATGTAAATGAACATGACAAGCTTATAGGAGATGCCATTGTATGTTGTAAACTATATGAACTTGGATATTTTTTTTATCCTTCATTATATTGTATTACtaaatttatgaaattaaatATTGCAGGATGACCTTCTAGATAAGAGAAATGAGGGGACACTTGTAGAAGTTGGGAAAAACGATATATTGACATAAGTGTTAGGAACAAAGGAGCATCCTGGTAGAGTAAGAGGCCAAAGTCGTGGAGTTACACAAAGAGTCTACTTTTTGAAGCCAGCAGGAGGTTTTAGTGGACTTCAACAATATCAatttcaatttcagcaacactAATCGCAAAAACACTTAGATGActttaaaaagttagagcaatcctTTGAGCAAAGACTACGTAGCCAAGCTGAACAATTTGAAGTAGAACGAAAATGAGAAAGAGAAGAACGAGAGTTATTTTTGACAAAGTTTACAGAATTAGCAAACCAAATTTCATCATTAAAGGGAAGTGAAGTGAGTTTGCCTACGATAGTTTCACGAACAAGTGAGACCCCTATGCCAATGGAGGTGGTAAATGAGTCTTTAGTTTCTTCAAAGGTATTTTATTCTTCACCtattcatattattattttagaaaatatctattataacataaatattattttgtcCTCGTCTTGAGCGTGTAGGATAATCAGAAGTCTAGATTATTGACAGAAAATGGTGATACTGTTGCTATTGGACGAATAATGGCAACAAGCGGAAAAATTCATTGTGTTGACTTAagaaagggtaactatcgtgtgcaAGTGGATGAGTGCTGTAATGATGAGGCTAAACTTATTTTTCCTATTGGAGATGAGATTTCTTTAGTACGTCATGCTGTCGGCCACTATGTTGAGTGGCCATCTCATCTGATCATTCCTTACGATTCAGATTTGGTAAGACATTGACAAGAAACTATATTTAGTGATTGAATTATTTTTCATGACTAACATGTGTTACTTTCATGTTGAAGCTACCTAAGAAGACAAAGAAGCAAAAAAGGAATGGTTCACCAATACCTAATGCCCCAATGACACAAGAGAAGTCTCATCCTTCCCAAAAACTTCCTAGTCAAAATGAAGTAGTGTCAATTAAAGCTAGTGCCCCGATACTCTTCAAGATTCCTAGTGGGGTTCCTCGCTTTCTCAAGTGTCTATTAACTACCGTGAAGTATGTGGAGCCAAGTTTCATGATCAAAATTCCGATGGATTTTGAGATATTCGGCCATGAGAATGATTTATATATCTCACAAGAAGATATAGTCCATGTTGGCTTAATGGAAGAGATTGGAGCATCATGTATATCGTTATATATCAGGTATCaaagatttttaaaataattataagtttgttcataacttattttataaatttaacagagatatattttttatgtagGATTTTTACTTCCAATTAGTGAAAAGAGAGATCAGTCACTTTTTTCGTTTTGTTGAGCCAATTTGGTTATCAAATGTTGGATCCACTGAAGAAGAACGATTTGAATGGATATCAAAGCGTATGCTTGATTCAAATCCGGGTCAGATGTGGTTGTTGCCATATCATAAGGGGTAAATtttttacttttagtattttgttagtgaatatatataatattaataatgaaatatttttgtgtttttgttagaaagcattggatgcttataataattgattttgaTCACCAATTATGCTATTTCGTGGATTCTCTTCACAATTTTCCACCAGATGAAATCAAATCTCTCATTTCTCGGTAAAAATCTAACCAATTAACTGCATACTCtttaattcatttaaaattaacaacatctaaatgtttatgttattattatttagtgtCTTTCAACATTTACACACAAATAATGCAAAAACTAAGGAAGTCGCGTGGAGAACAGTTAAGTGTCCTCGTCAACCATTACAATTAGTACAATGTGGGTTctatgttatgaggatgatgaaggaCTTCGTGACAAATGAGATTTCAatgcgatggctaactagtaatgtaagtgaaaatattcattattaaaGTTCTAGCTTAACCTTaagattaaatatattaattcaactcatgcaatgaattttgttttagtgtggcgggaagaactattacacaaaggatgagatcaatgaagtacgtgaagaatgggcataatgcgtcatggatttgatgagtactacataggtccactcacttttgttaacttagacttttaatgagatatacttacaatgttaacttagactttcttgaagatatacacacttttgttgcctaactatagtttacaatgcttatgtgagtcattttgtaattaacttaagaCTGTTATTTTAGATACTTAGttcaaattctagtattttatattattgtgatatatgttttgttttgttcagtttgtttgtataaaaaaacatgatttgttttgggcataatacactttttaagagaaaaaaacACCATAAGTTGGTTCTACTAAAACTGACAATAGATGTCTACACCATAAGTCGGCTGTGAACCGACATATCATGTTTTACATCAGAGGTCGGtgtacaaccgacctaccatgtcttacactagAGGTCGGTTTGCAACCGAcataccatgtcttacaccagatgtCGATTTTCCACCGacgtaccatgtcttacaccagatgtcggtttggcgccaactgaccgaccatgtttttacatcataagtcacTGCATGGGAAGTCAGTTCCCAACCGACTTATGAATATTCAGATGTCAGTTtttaaccgacttatcatgtaatttttgtagtagtgggatCTTAAACGTATCAAATATAGCCCTATCTAATTTAGTTTCAGAAAGAGCCAACGCATATGAGACAAGAAATTGAGaaatgaaaattttcaaatattttttcgCATTGAGACACAATCTCTGCTCCATAGGATCCTTCCAGAGTGCACAAATTCGAAGGATACTCCTGTCTATCTCCTTAGAGAATTAGAGGTGAGTCATAATCAACATGCATTACGTGTTATAAATGACTCTGATGCCCATAGTAGAATCTTTAGAATAGTGGAAAAGCCCCACCTTGATTAACAAGGATTTTTTTTCCGCACTCATTTCAAAAAATCTAAAATGTATTGGAATCATTATGAGTTAACATTGAAACATAATGACAATCCAACCTTAGAAATAAAATCAACAAATGCCACAGTGCAAACTATCCCAAATATATCGAAAACAACAACTCGCCTTAAATGAAGGTTCTGGAAAGTGGGAGAATGTCATTGGGAAGGTATTTTGGATACCACTCCCCACCAACTGTAAAGTAAAATTCATCCCAATTCGTATTTGAACTATCAAAATCTATGAAAAATGTACATTCTTTCTCTGGCAATAAGTAAAAGATTTTCTAAGGCCTATTTTCGAGAGTATTGTTTTTCTACTTGGTATACAAAACATAAATATCATCAACTTGAATTTGTACATTATTAAGGGCTCCAAACATTTGAGCCCAATGATTGACTGAATGACATTAGGAACAAACTACGACAGATGAGCTTCCGAGGAAGCGACAATTTACACCAAAATGGCAGGAAAGGGAAAACGAAGGCGCTCTATATGTTTTGAGCTAAGGACGATTTCATTAGGCCTTACTATAGGAATTACATATTGcatgatctttgtttattttcatgcaatttacatattatcaaacaaacaggaaaattcctagaacatgctcctatgaaattgatacaaataaagattaaagtaaaaacttacattacacaGCAGAACTGGTACAAATCCTTCCTTCAACCTCTCTTACCCTTGATTcttttctgtagcagagtattatcaagagagtgaactagatcagcaacacagtcttcctcaccaagcctttgatcaacctagaactagtgtaggctggttctcaacacatgagatagtgatctagaaaagaagaagaagagaatggatggccaagaaaggattagattgtctaggttttcttatgaaaaccctagatatcatattccctctatagacaacttaatgggcttatttaaattcaaatttaaatttaaattaattaaaagaataaataaaaagataaaagccttgactCCCGCAAATacacttgggcccaatctctttgttttgaatttaaatcccaattgggcctaaatccaaaaccttttatttatttattttattttaattaattaattaagtcctTATTCAAGTTAACTAATTATACTTTGaaacttaatttaatattatttatttatattgacaccaatgtatcaatattaaaaaatttgcccaaatattctcttttcttctctacatCTCATATCTATCTAAAATTTTCCGAAAtttacctagtcaactttaaaaatcccaattaataattaaatcaattaattgagacattctagatgatttactaaaaggtgatgcggggaccgtgaatccatgaaatcaagctccaataagttacaatgaatttatttatgtataattttactactttattaattccatgagactcgactatagactcagaattgaactcttgaattcatagaacatattttccaaaccacaaatacgttATCCACTGTTATAACCactacagtcagtcaatcctctatcgacgACTTAccaacgagctgggtgcaaattaccgttttacccctcatcagtattttatccttaactcccactaagtaccttataaatgatatttccgtgaacttaatcacagaaataacaactcaatcatttaacattttgaacaaagcaattgaggaaatcatcttttcacttttcATAGAGAacttatagatttcatatctatgaataatactcccactcaattacactactaaatctccaagatgtaagtatgggctggaccgtagggtaagccggtaacgaacaagtcaaaagatttaaataatataactagtagaatattatcacttagaattaagattgTGGTCAACGTTATGACATTGAATAgattctgtaatgccctggttaccccagaacagttacggtgaacggtgaaccggaaatttgactcattgcctgagtcctttggttaaaaacgtgttctaagtgctattaacaggttaaggtgaaaaccaataaaaaggaaaggatatgttttatttgatacacaaaactattcatgggcccacaataacatttacaagttatttacaactcaaaaaggtcattactgttccaaaatttcaaaccccaccgacctaagcggcaaaaatagggtaaaccccctagttcctctgagaactccttggccgtggtggtcaagcggccgcatatgtacacatcaccacctaagctctccactcaaggctgggtgacctttactttccctttacctgcaccacatagcacccatgagccaaagcccagcacgaaaacataacattatatgtaaacatcatcaaatgattatcattataatcacactgagctcatagctttcaaacaaatgagtgaatatcacttgagttactggtaaaccatactgagtgactgacaagcaagttactagttcaaatggaagagtggctgctaggtaagccactagccttcaagcgcttataatattcattgaacttgaggtcggtccggcattaatgctttTTGAGTCATtaaatgcagaaagtcgattagatctaatctttattggcttgcgttgaacacgctaaggccgtcctgactaatgagtcagcgcattatgaccagtgcccagtaccactgccgaacctgactaatgagtcacagcttcacagttgatactagcacctttgccaaatctgactaatgagccagtaacacgcacaagtgagcaacatttgctaagtattccacaatcaattcatgtccacatttatacaaccaacatgcctcatgaataaccatgcatgtcacatttggggtgcaattttcttacctctgattcgagttagaatgaacaaaagaacgacccttgagaacggtttagcttttagtcctttagcggttacctaatcataacacattataggataccatcaataacatgataatcaagggttctcaaaccaagatctagcctctgagacatcaatcctcactaatctgggtagtaggagtgatcccgaggcctaaaaccatgatcccgaggtcaaaacgtgcaaatgggctcaaccctgcacctGAGCCGCGACCCTGGCACCTTGTGCTGTGGCCCCCAGAAAATTCAGAGGCAAGCGCCGCAACGCccaacccaagggccgcggcgcccagcgcaaATAGAACCCCTCCTTCTTCATTGAGCAAGGGCCAcggcccccaactctgggccattcccaaacgcattttcaacttctcaaaacctccaaaatcatacctaaacattccccaatcatcaaaacaaggttcccaaagtccaattcaaaccgtagaaactctaaaaactcaaaactttaaacttagattaccttcgattaggttgttttctgtcaaatccttcggtcaagaagcttctaatccttcctaggatcgctatgcctcgatcctcacttgattatgactcctagaactcaagatttcttcaaatattcttcgggtggcaaaaatgaaccaacgaaggagaacgagaggttttctattcgtacgttctatctgacagctacttcaagcttaagtaacctcaaataaaacctaatgcttggggtcccgaaaatacccctggggacattatagtcaaaacttctagaatttcaccctgatctcaaatattcccaatttatcatcaaataaacattcctattaccccaaaattgaccccgttatgacaaaaccgctaatccactaaaaaatgaccatctcatgccgaatagctaaAATAtgtctccataataatggaatctcattcacaaatcacatcatgcacccaaatacacaaattaccctcaatgggccaaattatcaaaacagcataatattataaatgtggacccacatgcatgcatatatcatcatattataatatagttcacataaacatgcatatattcatttaatggcgtaattaaacagttaCAGCCCTCCAggcctactaaaccgccactaaaccacatcggagaactcggggcattataactatcccctccttaatgaaatttcatcctcgaaatttacctgaacagctcgggatactgactatgcatatctgactccagctcccaggtcgcttcctcgaccttgctgttcctccacaataccttaaccaaaggtatcgtcttattcatgaggaccttgtcttttctgtcaagtatctgaactggctgctcctcaaaggagagatctggttcaagctccagatcttcataactcaaaatatggctcacatcagatacatacctccgaagagctgatacatggaacacattatgcgcGACAAACAACGCCGaaggcaaggccaatctgtaagccacctgacgaaccctctccaggatctcaaatggacctacaaatctagggctcaacttgcctttcttcccaaaccttctcacccctttccatggtgagactctgaggaaaacatagtctcccacctggaactccacattcctgcacttgggatctacatagctcttttgtctactctgagaagcaagcattctggctctaatcttctcaatagcctcactagtcctctgaactgccttaggacctaagtatctactttcacctgtctcatcccaatgaatgggagatctgcatttcctaccatatagcatctcataaggtgctactccaatggtagattgataactgttgttgtaggaaaactctatcaaaggcagatacttactccaagatccactgAAGTCCAGCACActtgctctcagcatgtcttccaaaatctggatcgtcctctcagactgcccatctgtctgaggatgataagctgtactgaacttcaactgtgttcgcatggctttctgcaaactcccccagaacttggaggtaaaagtggggtcccgatctgacacgatcaacctaggtgctccatggaggcgcacgatctctctcataTAGAGATCTGCATGCTGATCAactatataagtagtcctcactggcagaaagtgagctgatttggtgtaacaatccactatcacccaaatagaatcatgttgaccagtagtcctgggtaagcccaccacaaaatccattgtgatgtcttcccacttccactctgggatatccagaggctgcaatgaccctgccagcctctgatgc
The genomic region above belongs to Humulus lupulus chromosome 1, drHumLupu1.1, whole genome shotgun sequence and contains:
- the LOC133825433 gene encoding uncharacterized protein LOC133825433, translated to MPMEVVNESLVSSKDNQKSRLLTENGDTVAIGRIMATSGKIHCVDLRKGNYRVQVDECCNDEAKLIFPIGDEISLVRHAVGHYVEWPSHLIIPYDSDLLPKKTKKQKRNGSPIPNAPMTQEKSHPSQKLPSQNEVVSIKASAPILFKIPSGVPRFLKCLLTTVKYVEPSFMIKIPMDFEIFGHENDLYISQEDIVHVGLMEEIGASCISLYIRIFTSN